A genomic region of Gemmata massiliana contains the following coding sequences:
- a CDS encoding HEAT repeat domain-containing protein yields the protein MEPLTPQVMHKLVFTILVHGLPDAQTNVAYDVLLEAQNNPNPQVRELAVVALAELPVPAPKRVTALAKGLRDASARVRRRAARALGDFGAQAIPAVPALVTGLRDVDTSVRRDCAGTLGRLGPAAGPGAQGLVNLLSEPETRSRVVAATALKRIGNEAVPVLMAGLRNADADFRSRCAKVLTHIAPDDNEVTEAIRVVVAEDEMSRTTEFVPLAMAVN from the coding sequence ATGGAACCGCTCACGCCGCAAGTGATGCACAAGCTGGTCTTCACCATCCTCGTCCACGGGCTGCCGGACGCGCAGACGAACGTGGCCTACGATGTGCTCCTTGAAGCCCAAAATAACCCGAACCCGCAAGTGCGCGAGCTGGCCGTGGTCGCGCTCGCCGAATTGCCGGTGCCCGCTCCCAAGCGGGTCACGGCTCTGGCGAAGGGGCTGCGCGACGCTTCGGCCCGTGTTCGGCGCCGGGCGGCCCGTGCGCTGGGCGATTTCGGCGCCCAAGCTATTCCCGCCGTTCCCGCTCTCGTGACCGGTCTGCGGGACGTTGATACCAGCGTGCGCCGCGACTGCGCCGGGACACTCGGGCGCCTCGGACCGGCGGCTGGCCCGGGAGCGCAAGGATTGGTCAACCTGTTGTCCGAACCGGAAACCCGCAGCCGCGTGGTGGCAGCGACCGCACTCAAGCGCATCGGGAACGAAGCCGTCCCGGTGCTCATGGCCGGTCTGCGCAACGCGGACGCCGATTTCCGCTCTCGGTGTGCAAAAGTGCTGACCCACATCGCACCAGACGATAACGAAGTGACCGAAGCAATTCGTGTTGTCGTGGCCGAAGACGAAATGTCCAGAACCACCGAATTTGTCCCGCTCGCGATGGCCGTGAACTGA
- a CDS encoding SDR family NAD(P)-dependent oxidoreductase: MSTPPSPRPVALVTGASAGIGVELARLLAVDHDLVLTARRAKQLRTLADELKQKHGSACHVFPADLADPAAPRQLFDAVQGAGITIDVLVNNAGFGDLSPFTKSDLGKTLRMIQVNITALTELTGLFLPSFVARNYGRILNVGSIAGFQAGPFMAVYYATKAFVNSFSEALHSELRKTGITVTVLCPGPVATEFAAASGMQTTRVFSAGQAMGPRPVAEAGLNAMKAGRRMVVPGWRNKIMLFLERFAPRGVVIRAVKWMMSRRL; encoded by the coding sequence ATGTCCACGCCACCGTCCCCGCGGCCGGTCGCGCTCGTCACCGGGGCCAGCGCCGGGATCGGCGTCGAACTCGCGCGCCTGCTCGCGGTCGATCACGACCTCGTTCTCACCGCGCGCCGAGCCAAACAGCTCCGCACACTTGCGGACGAACTGAAGCAAAAGCACGGGTCCGCGTGTCACGTGTTTCCCGCGGACCTCGCGGACCCGGCCGCGCCGCGGCAACTGTTCGATGCCGTTCAAGGGGCGGGGATTACGATCGATGTGCTGGTGAACAACGCCGGATTCGGGGATCTCAGCCCGTTCACGAAATCAGACCTCGGTAAAACGCTGCGAATGATTCAGGTGAACATCACCGCGCTCACCGAACTGACGGGACTATTTTTGCCTTCATTCGTTGCGCGTAACTACGGGCGCATTCTGAACGTGGGTTCGATCGCGGGGTTTCAAGCCGGTCCATTCATGGCCGTTTACTACGCCACCAAAGCCTTCGTAAACTCGTTCTCTGAAGCGCTTCACAGCGAACTGCGCAAGACCGGGATTACGGTGACCGTCCTGTGCCCCGGACCGGTCGCGACAGAGTTCGCGGCGGCTTCGGGGATGCAAACAACGCGCGTGTTCAGCGCGGGCCAGGCGATGGGACCGCGCCCGGTGGCCGAAGCCGGTCTGAACGCGATGAAAGCGGGTCGCCGGATGGTCGTTCCGGGCTGGCGGAACAAGATAATGCTATTTTTGGAGCGATTCGCCCCGCGCGGTGTGGTGATTCGTGCAGTGAAGTGGATGATGAGTCGGCGACTTTGA
- a CDS encoding segregation and condensation protein A has translation MSHLVALDTFHGPLDLLLYLVKRNEVDVLDIPIAELADQFLAYVQAVKDLDIEAAGEFLVMTATLMEIKVRSLLPVDEHHVTDDQPDPRRELVRQLLEYRKFKDAAAALEAKAEEAGTRLSRLEPPEPAREHEPKVRPVELWDLVSAFARLMRETQALQPTTIAVDDTPQHVYEAQLLERVAASGGRLPFREAFPPPHYKARLIGIFLAVLELIRHRGLGLEQPELDGGIFLVTLPDAPAEVESVADPILS, from the coding sequence ATGTCACACCTCGTCGCACTCGACACTTTTCACGGTCCGCTCGACCTGCTCCTCTATTTGGTCAAGCGGAACGAGGTGGACGTTCTCGACATCCCCATCGCCGAACTCGCTGACCAGTTCCTCGCTTATGTTCAGGCCGTCAAGGATTTGGACATCGAAGCCGCGGGCGAGTTTCTGGTGATGACCGCCACGCTGATGGAGATCAAGGTCCGGTCGCTGCTTCCCGTTGACGAGCACCACGTCACCGACGACCAGCCGGACCCGCGTCGCGAACTCGTGCGGCAGTTGCTCGAATACCGGAAGTTCAAGGACGCAGCCGCGGCGCTCGAAGCGAAGGCGGAAGAGGCCGGTACTCGGCTCTCGCGCCTGGAGCCGCCCGAACCGGCGCGCGAGCACGAACCCAAGGTGCGCCCGGTCGAGTTGTGGGACTTGGTCAGTGCGTTCGCCCGGCTCATGCGCGAAACGCAGGCGCTTCAGCCGACCACGATCGCGGTGGATGACACTCCACAGCACGTGTACGAAGCGCAACTCTTGGAGCGCGTGGCCGCGTCCGGCGGTCGGTTGCCGTTCCGCGAGGCGTTCCCGCCCCCACATTACAAAGCGCGACTGATCGGCATCTTCCTCGCGGTGCTCGAACTGATCCGGCACCGCGGTTTGGGTTTGGAACAGCCCGAACTCGATGGCGGCATCTTCCTCGTCACCCTTCCCGACGCACCGGCAGAGGTCGAGTCGGTCGCGGACCCTATCCTGTCTTGA
- a CDS encoding S1C family serine protease, giving the protein MSRFWQHFITNGGEDTDAPGEPKGESTPEPEDVLDAFSRAVVGVADKLRPAVVNLRVGKGMRGGSGSGVLFTPDGFLLTNHHVVQGHEKVRVRLSDGAEMSGRVVGNDPWTDLAVVQAEGGSFPFATFGDSAKIKVGQLAVAIGSPLGFESTVTAGVISALGRTLRSVSGHLVDNVIQTDAALNPGNSGGPLVDSHGRVIGINTAVIQPAQGICFAVPINTAKTILPQLLKHGRVIRGYLGLHVRQVPVAPELREKFELEQKSGVEILMLEEEGPAQNAGLWIDDIIVGFGGKTVASVDDLHRALTQLPVGIPAKAAVLREGRRVERAVVPGEYPSPVRG; this is encoded by the coding sequence ATGTCGCGGTTCTGGCAGCACTTCATTACGAATGGCGGGGAGGATACCGACGCGCCCGGCGAACCGAAGGGCGAATCTACTCCCGAGCCGGAAGACGTACTCGATGCGTTCTCGCGCGCCGTTGTCGGCGTCGCAGACAAACTCCGCCCGGCCGTTGTAAACCTCCGAGTTGGTAAGGGAATGAGAGGCGGGAGCGGCTCCGGCGTGTTGTTCACGCCCGACGGGTTCCTGCTCACGAACCACCACGTCGTCCAGGGGCACGAAAAGGTCCGCGTGCGCCTCAGTGATGGCGCGGAGATGAGCGGCCGCGTGGTCGGTAACGACCCGTGGACCGACCTCGCGGTGGTGCAGGCGGAGGGCGGGTCGTTCCCGTTCGCCACGTTCGGCGATTCGGCGAAGATCAAGGTCGGCCAGCTCGCCGTTGCGATCGGCAGCCCGCTCGGGTTTGAATCGACCGTCACCGCGGGAGTGATCTCCGCGCTCGGGCGCACGCTCCGCAGCGTGTCCGGCCACTTAGTCGATAACGTCATCCAAACGGACGCGGCCCTCAACCCCGGTAACAGCGGGGGACCGCTCGTGGATTCGCACGGTCGCGTGATCGGTATCAACACCGCGGTCATTCAGCCCGCGCAGGGTATCTGCTTCGCGGTGCCGATCAATACCGCAAAGACGATCCTGCCGCAACTGCTGAAACACGGTCGGGTGATCCGCGGGTACCTGGGACTGCATGTGCGCCAAGTGCCAGTCGCGCCGGAACTTCGCGAGAAGTTCGAGCTGGAGCAAAAGAGCGGCGTCGAGATCCTGATGCTCGAAGAAGAAGGACCGGCGCAGAACGCGGGATTATGGATCGACGACATCATCGTTGGCTTCGGCGGTAAGACCGTGGCGAGCGTGGACGACCTGCACCGCGCGCTCACGCAACTCCCGGTCGGAATCCCCGCGAAAGCCGCGGTGTTACGCGAGGGGCGCCGGGTCGAGCGCGCGGTGGTGCCGGGCGAGTACCCCAGCCCGGTGCGCGGGTAG
- a CDS encoding RNA recognition motif domain-containing protein, which produces MAKKLYVGNISFQTTSDDLVQAFSQYGTVLGAQIVSDRETGRSRGFAFVEMHDGGDEAIAALNGAQLGGRTLTVNEAKPREERPRTGGGGYGGGGGGGYGGGRGGSGGGYGGGRGGSGGGRY; this is translated from the coding sequence ATGGCGAAGAAGTTGTACGTCGGTAACATCTCGTTCCAAACCACCAGCGACGACTTGGTGCAAGCGTTCTCCCAGTACGGCACCGTGCTGGGCGCGCAGATCGTCAGCGACCGTGAAACCGGCCGCAGCCGCGGGTTCGCGTTCGTCGAAATGCACGACGGTGGCGACGAAGCGATCGCGGCCCTCAACGGCGCCCAACTCGGCGGCCGCACCCTGACCGTGAACGAAGCCAAGCCCCGCGAAGAGCGCCCCCGCACCGGCGGTGGTGGCTACGGCGGCGGTGGTGGCGGCGGCTACGGTGGCGGGCGTGGCGGCAGCGGCGGCGGCTACGGTGGCGGGCGTGGCGGCAGCGGCGGTGGCCGCTACTAA
- a CDS encoding 50S ribosomal protein L27, with product MAHKKGQGSVRNGRDSLSKRRGLKAYGGQAVTIGSIIVTQCGTRYSPGRFVRLAKNSSIFALVAGKVYFDQGGKRINVLPDDATATAIG from the coding sequence ATGGCACACAAAAAGGGTCAGGGGTCGGTCCGCAACGGTCGCGATTCACTGTCGAAGCGCCGCGGGCTGAAGGCCTACGGCGGTCAAGCGGTCACCATCGGCAGCATCATCGTGACGCAGTGCGGCACCCGATACTCACCCGGTCGGTTCGTGCGCCTCGCGAAGAACAGCAGCATCTTCGCACTGGTGGCGGGTAAGGTGTATTTCGACCAGGGCGGTAAGCGCATCAACGTGCTGCCCGACGACGCGACGGCCACCGCGATCGGCTAA
- the proS gene encoding proline--tRNA ligase, whose protein sequence is MADVITPRARNYSQWYLDIVKEAGLADNSDVRGCMVIKPTGYALWEKMQRALDRLFKDTGHVNAYFPLFIPMSFLAKEEQMAEGFAKECAVVTHYRLKAEPGKPLHVDPAAELEEPLIIRPTSETIIWNTYKKWVQSYRDLPLLINQWANVVRWEMRTRLFLRTAEFLWQEGHTAHANAEEAEAETLQMVRVYQKFAEEWMAMPVLVGPKTDGQKFPGAVYTLCIEAMMQDGKALQAGTSHFLGQNFAKAFDVKFKDKENKEEFAWATSWGVSTRLIGGLIMTHSDDNGLVIPPRLAATHVVIVPLGKNDAERGPSIAAAEKLAAELRALPRDDFFGYDPISVKIDTLFDKQPGFRYAEHEVRGVPVRVEIGPKDIEKGACAVARRDVPGKEGKQFGIPLTGAAEHISKLLRDIQASLYNRAKAFRDSRIVTANTLDEFKALFPAREEAAEAGTEPLKFVYAHWDGTRETEESIQKEFAATIRCLPFDGPQEPGTCIFTGKSSARPVVFARAY, encoded by the coding sequence ATGGCCGACGTGATTACGCCCCGCGCCCGGAACTACTCCCAGTGGTACCTGGACATCGTCAAGGAAGCCGGGCTCGCGGACAACTCGGACGTTCGCGGGTGCATGGTCATCAAGCCGACCGGGTACGCCCTTTGGGAAAAGATGCAGCGCGCTCTCGACCGGCTGTTCAAGGATACCGGGCACGTCAACGCCTACTTTCCCCTCTTCATCCCCATGAGCTTCCTGGCGAAGGAAGAGCAGATGGCGGAGGGATTCGCAAAGGAGTGCGCGGTGGTCACGCACTACCGCTTGAAAGCGGAACCCGGTAAGCCCCTGCACGTCGATCCCGCGGCCGAACTCGAAGAACCGCTCATCATCCGTCCCACGTCCGAAACGATCATCTGGAACACCTACAAGAAGTGGGTTCAGAGCTATCGCGACCTACCGCTACTCATTAACCAGTGGGCCAACGTGGTGCGCTGGGAGATGCGCACGCGACTGTTCCTCCGCACCGCGGAGTTCCTGTGGCAAGAGGGGCACACCGCCCACGCGAACGCGGAAGAGGCCGAGGCCGAAACGCTTCAGATGGTTCGCGTGTACCAGAAGTTTGCGGAAGAATGGATGGCGATGCCCGTGCTGGTCGGTCCCAAGACCGACGGCCAGAAGTTCCCTGGCGCGGTGTACACGCTCTGCATCGAAGCGATGATGCAGGACGGTAAAGCACTCCAGGCCGGAACGTCGCACTTCCTGGGGCAGAACTTTGCGAAGGCGTTTGATGTGAAGTTCAAAGACAAGGAGAACAAGGAAGAGTTCGCCTGGGCAACGAGTTGGGGCGTGAGCACGCGGCTCATCGGTGGCCTCATCATGACGCACTCCGACGACAACGGGCTCGTGATCCCCCCTCGGCTCGCGGCCACGCACGTCGTCATTGTGCCACTGGGCAAAAACGACGCGGAACGCGGCCCTTCGATCGCCGCGGCAGAAAAGCTCGCGGCCGAACTGCGTGCGTTGCCCCGCGACGACTTCTTCGGTTACGATCCGATCAGCGTGAAAATCGACACCTTGTTCGATAAGCAGCCCGGCTTCCGGTACGCGGAGCACGAGGTCCGCGGAGTGCCGGTTCGCGTGGAGATCGGGCCGAAGGACATCGAGAAAGGCGCCTGCGCCGTTGCCCGGCGCGACGTACCCGGAAAAGAGGGGAAGCAGTTCGGTATCCCGCTCACGGGTGCGGCCGAGCACATCTCGAAGCTGCTCCGCGACATCCAGGCATCGCTGTACAACCGGGCGAAGGCGTTCCGCGACTCGCGTATCGTAACCGCGAACACGCTCGACGAGTTCAAGGCTCTGTTCCCCGCACGAGAGGAGGCCGCGGAAGCGGGCACGGAGCCGCTGAAGTTCGTGTACGCCCACTGGGACGGTACGCGCGAGACGGAAGAGAGCATCCAAAAAGAATTCGCGGCGACGATCCGGTGCCTGCCGTTCGACGGCCCGCAGGAACCAGGCACGTGTATTTTCACCGGTAAGTCGTCCGCACGCCCCGTGGTGTTTGCACGGGCGTACTAG
- a CDS encoding Gmad2 immunoglobulin-like domain-containing protein — protein sequence MSWITISQPTDGATVARSFTVSGTCEATVTSSQISVVLKDSGGATVATGALVTATSGTWYSNVSANQAYTGASVVVTVSGAVSDSVSPLTVG from the coding sequence ATGTCCTGGATCACGATTTCTCAGCCGACCGATGGAGCAACAGTCGCCCGCTCGTTTACGGTGAGCGGCACGTGCGAGGCGACGGTTACATCGTCACAAATTAGTGTTGTGCTAAAAGATTCTGGTGGTGCAACGGTGGCAACGGGAGCTCTCGTCACGGCTACTAGCGGGACTTGGTACTCGAATGTCAGTGCCAACCAAGCCTATACGGGGGCCTCGGTTGTCGTAACGGTTAGTGGGGCGGTGTCCGATTCGGTGAGCCCGCTCACTGTGGGTTGA
- a CDS encoding serine/threonine-protein kinase → MILPESGDGCSVCAKTRRVDPRAETDVPEITEPRARVRSTPPAPEVLPPNPPGLVLSHLLGRGGVGAVYLARDVETKRQVAVKLLHVPGDSGAVGRLQVEVETLASLTHPNVVTVFAAKLQQNPPHYTMEFASPGTLSRFVAARGPLAPRDAAKLIQDVAHGTHAANQAQIIHRDIKPGNVLLQFKNGTADSSAPVDLATLQLADVEPKLSDFGLAKQLDRTVSFTQNTGVLGTPGFMAPEQVTGASVVEAAADVYGLGATLYYALTGQAPFEEPELHKIVGQIEHVEPTRIRIVRPEISVDLEAIVHKCLEKEPSARYATAEELAADLGRFLEGKPVLAKPLTPLRRARKAVLRNRGSLAGAALLVCALVGVFALGISLSTWPPVAGAPLPPSPDSIEYIEAQLAARQPVTLVKDSGKPVWHKWVLDSAEFVPDKANAPCAFSTRDLSMLDLCRDTMVDRYRIRAELSQADVIRTPDGRTRDPGGHEIGLYFGRQTALGDNDWRSQVAFLIKFTEFSRPTPPGFPPPGQEAARLVHVCVPKSPTVSPLPRYMGSASVPFTQANQTPGPWRTIEVDVTPAGIAARWIRPDNTEAQFRPLPIAEVQTKYSKPHEELNNLIPDNGIKYPAWNARGAIGVWGYRSVVAVRNVTLTPLP, encoded by the coding sequence TTGATTCTGCCCGAATCGGGTGACGGGTGCTCGGTTTGTGCGAAGACCCGGCGCGTCGACCCGCGCGCGGAAACGGACGTCCCGGAGATCACAGAACCGCGCGCGCGTGTGCGCTCGACACCCCCGGCACCCGAAGTGCTCCCGCCGAACCCGCCGGGGCTGGTGCTTTCCCACCTACTCGGGCGCGGAGGGGTAGGCGCGGTGTACCTCGCGCGCGACGTCGAAACCAAACGCCAAGTTGCTGTCAAGTTGCTCCACGTGCCCGGCGATTCCGGTGCTGTTGGCCGGCTCCAGGTCGAGGTTGAAACGCTGGCTTCGCTCACGCACCCGAACGTCGTTACCGTTTTCGCCGCAAAATTACAGCAGAACCCGCCGCACTACACGATGGAGTTTGCCTCGCCCGGAACGCTGTCCCGGTTCGTTGCGGCCCGTGGCCCGCTCGCTCCAAGGGACGCTGCGAAGTTAATTCAGGATGTGGCCCACGGAACCCACGCGGCCAATCAAGCACAGATCATTCACCGCGATATTAAACCGGGGAACGTGCTCCTACAGTTCAAAAACGGGACCGCAGATTCGAGTGCGCCTGTTGATTTGGCGACCCTGCAATTGGCCGATGTCGAACCGAAGTTGTCCGATTTCGGTCTCGCCAAACAACTCGACCGTACGGTCAGTTTCACACAGAACACTGGCGTCTTGGGCACGCCGGGCTTCATGGCGCCGGAACAGGTTACCGGCGCTTCCGTTGTTGAGGCTGCGGCCGATGTTTACGGCTTGGGTGCGACTCTCTACTACGCGCTCACCGGGCAGGCGCCGTTCGAAGAGCCCGAGCTGCACAAGATCGTTGGGCAAATCGAACATGTGGAGCCTACCCGCATCCGCATCGTGCGCCCCGAAATCTCCGTCGACCTCGAAGCGATCGTCCACAAGTGCCTGGAGAAGGAGCCGAGTGCTCGGTACGCGACCGCGGAAGAGCTGGCTGCGGATTTGGGCCGCTTCCTTGAGGGCAAGCCCGTTCTCGCTAAACCGCTCACACCCTTGCGCCGAGCACGGAAGGCGGTGCTTCGGAATCGCGGTTCGCTAGCCGGTGCCGCGTTACTCGTGTGCGCTCTCGTGGGAGTGTTCGCCCTCGGCATAAGCCTTAGCACTTGGCCACCGGTGGCCGGTGCCCCGCTTCCTCCTTCACCCGATTCGATCGAGTACATAGAGGCGCAGCTTGCTGCCCGTCAACCGGTTACGCTCGTGAAAGACTCGGGAAAACCTGTGTGGCACAAGTGGGTGCTCGATTCGGCCGAATTTGTGCCCGACAAGGCTAATGCTCCGTGCGCATTTAGCACGCGGGATTTGTCCATGCTCGATCTGTGTCGCGATACGATGGTCGATCGCTATCGTATCCGCGCCGAACTGTCGCAGGCAGATGTGATTCGTACCCCGGACGGCCGAACGCGCGATCCCGGGGGGCACGAAATTGGGCTGTACTTCGGCCGGCAGACTGCCCTTGGCGACAATGATTGGCGGTCTCAAGTCGCGTTCCTGATTAAGTTCACCGAATTCTCGCGCCCGACACCTCCGGGATTTCCTCCCCCGGGGCAAGAGGCAGCGCGTCTCGTTCACGTGTGCGTTCCGAAATCGCCAACCGTTTCGCCCCTTCCCCGTTACATGGGTTCGGCTTCCGTTCCGTTCACTCAAGCGAATCAAACTCCGGGGCCGTGGCGCACGATCGAGGTCGACGTGACCCCGGCGGGTATTGCGGCCCGGTGGATTCGACCGGACAACACCGAGGCTCAGTTTCGACCGTTGCCTATTGCCGAAGTTCAGACGAAATATTCCAAGCCGCACGAAGAACTGAACAATTTGATCCCCGACAACGGCATTAAATACCCCGCGTGGAACGCGCGAGGCGCGATCGGAGTTTGGGGGTACCGATCGGTGGTTGCCGTCCGGAACGTGACCCTTACCCCCCTTCCTTAA
- a CDS encoding WD40 repeat domain-containing protein, protein MIALKMVTRQPVTHVVFSPDGNTIAVSQPHFGVTLLDRATGHTIAVCAQPRRDVLRGLTFCGGGRFVAAGSAKWIEAFDATTGELLSASCHWNLLLTADDTRTTGIDPYCRVVQWEPDPVTSPCSRWRGYGHNGSVAVDALSPDGRFAILDTRTRPTRQNAVFDLRTGRAIATVQHNEENPKHLWPGRVNFCPTGQRFAIHEGPVLRVYEIGDRSEEEPPTDASLVQRGNGATPPAQTALVAPTPHAVLTPVLTLRVEDERGNWDWPPAFAFVADGRGLLVKRPRNHVQLWDVPTGTLVNDWSWQFECVTCVAVSADGLTAAIGGRFGRVLIWDLG, encoded by the coding sequence ATGATCGCTCTAAAAATGGTCACGCGCCAACCGGTCACGCACGTCGTTTTTAGTCCGGACGGAAACACGATCGCGGTGTCTCAACCGCACTTCGGCGTCACGCTCCTCGATCGCGCAACTGGCCACACGATCGCGGTGTGCGCCCAACCGCGGCGCGATGTCCTGCGGGGACTTACGTTCTGCGGGGGTGGGCGGTTCGTTGCAGCGGGGAGCGCAAAGTGGATCGAGGCTTTCGACGCAACGACCGGGGAACTTCTTAGTGCGAGTTGTCACTGGAATTTGCTTCTGACCGCCGATGATACGCGCACGACGGGGATCGACCCGTACTGCCGGGTGGTTCAGTGGGAGCCCGATCCGGTTACGAGCCCTTGTTCCCGGTGGCGCGGGTACGGACACAACGGATCGGTCGCCGTAGACGCCCTTTCGCCCGACGGTCGCTTCGCAATTCTTGATACCAGAACACGGCCGACTCGTCAGAATGCGGTGTTCGATCTTCGTACCGGACGCGCAATCGCCACGGTTCAGCACAACGAAGAGAATCCGAAACACTTGTGGCCGGGTCGGGTGAACTTCTGTCCCACCGGGCAACGGTTCGCGATCCACGAGGGGCCGGTACTTCGCGTGTACGAGATCGGCGACCGTTCGGAGGAGGAGCCTCCCACCGACGCCTCGCTTGTTCAGCGGGGCAACGGCGCGACCCCGCCCGCACAAACGGCGCTCGTGGCGCCAACACCGCATGCTGTACTCACCCCGGTGTTGACCCTGCGGGTGGAGGACGAGCGCGGGAACTGGGACTGGCCCCCGGCGTTTGCGTTCGTAGCGGACGGGCGCGGACTTCTGGTGAAGCGGCCGCGCAATCACGTCCAGTTGTGGGACGTACCGACCGGAACTCTCGTTAACGATTGGAGCTGGCAATTCGAGTGCGTGACGTGCGTTGCAGTGTCGGCCGACGGGCTGACCGCGGCCATCGGCGGGCGCTTCGGGCGCGTCCTGATCTGGGATCTGGGTTAG
- a CDS encoding MBL fold metallo-hydrolase, with the protein MNRWFDGVYLVGRYNWLQTGVWLLAHNGEAAILELPPTSLVGAELGPDPAADVAVVAHELGVAVKFLLCTHAHHDHFSTRTFDAMRRRFPGAEPVLQSGFRQLAGDSGPRYFDDGTTLFVGGEPLHLVHAPKHSHTDTMVIFRGAACIGDWELNTVRTVNERVPVEARVRSCDRVIEFVARTGYHVHRVYSVHANDRRDGVDFPALMADTRTDRQLW; encoded by the coding sequence ATGAATCGCTGGTTCGACGGAGTGTATTTAGTCGGCCGGTACAACTGGTTGCAAACCGGCGTGTGGCTGCTCGCTCACAACGGCGAAGCGGCGATACTGGAACTCCCCCCGACCAGCCTCGTGGGAGCCGAACTCGGCCCCGATCCGGCCGCAGATGTGGCAGTGGTCGCACACGAACTCGGAGTCGCGGTGAAGTTCCTGCTTTGCACCCACGCGCACCACGACCACTTCAGCACCCGCACGTTCGACGCGATGCGCCGGCGGTTCCCGGGTGCGGAACCCGTCTTGCAGAGCGGCTTCCGGCAACTCGCCGGCGATTCCGGCCCCAGGTACTTCGACGACGGAACTACGCTATTCGTTGGCGGCGAACCGCTGCACCTCGTTCACGCCCCTAAACACAGCCACACCGACACGATGGTGATCTTCCGCGGCGCGGCGTGCATCGGGGACTGGGAACTCAACACGGTGCGCACGGTAAACGAGCGGGTGCCGGTCGAGGCGCGGGTGCGTTCCTGCGATCGCGTGATCGAGTTCGTGGCCCGCACCGGCTACCACGTTCACCGCGTGTACTCGGTTCACGCCAACGACCGCCGTGACGGGGTGGATTTCCCCGCGCTCATGGCCGACACGCGCACCGATCGCCAACTGTGGTGA